One genomic segment of Tubulanus polymorphus chromosome 4, tnTubPoly1.2, whole genome shotgun sequence includes these proteins:
- the LOC141904234 gene encoding HAUS augmin-like complex subunit 2 translates to MEGSLNPWEQESRSLKTMREALALGDMTGHYDSRRQSNDEELIREKLLDSSPSLLLITLLRSISKRKEDLQKVNKEIHCRMVDKETADFTHSAELEKKLKLLKDLSDHVQSTNSEEITLKLKQPYVSDSLKLEASYHRYASELLPLVAPVISDLHTLIDNTDWIQHKDIIGDEMRSVLSELTSCVTDVQSTIHSWCRIRDVFEQKKAII, encoded by the exons ATGGAAGGCTCGTTAAACCCGTGGGAACAGGAGAGCAGAAGCCTGAAAACTATGAGAGAGGCATTAGCATTGGGTGACATGACTGGGCATTATGATTCGAGGAGG CAATCCAACGATGAAGAATTGATTCGCGAGAAATTACTGGATTCATCCCCATCTTTATTGCTCATAACCCTGTTAAGGAGCATCAGTAAAAGAAAGGAGGATTTACAAAAG GTGAATAAGGAGATTCATTGTAGAATGGTTGATAAAGAAACTGCTGATTTCACTCACTCTGCTGAGTTAG aaaagaaattgaaattgttgaaGGATTTATCCGACCACGTACAATCGACTAATTCAGAAGAAATTACATTAAAACTGAAACAGCCGTATGTTAGCGACAGTTTGAAACTGGAAGCCTCTTATCACAG GTATGCGAGTGAGTTGTTACCACTTGTGGCTCCTGTTATAAGCGATCTACACACTTTGATCGATAATACAGATTGGATACAGCATAAAGATATAATCGGCGACGAGATGAGATCCGTGTTGTCAGAATTAACTTCGTGCGTTACCGATGTACAATCTACGATTCATTCCTGGTGTCGAATTCGCGATGTGTTCGAACAGAAAAAAGCAATCATTTAA